The Pseudonocardia broussonetiae DNA segment GACGCAGGCGATGCCCACCGTCGACTCCTCGTGCTCGACGGCCACCCCGCGCTCACGGATCCGCGCGAGCTCGGCGTCGAGCAGCCCGGGGGCGATCACGGTGCGCGGCGTGCGGCGCTCCAGCCCGGCCGCGACCACGGCGGCGAGCCGGTCGGGCGGGGCGAACGCGAGCAGCGCCTTGCCCACGCCGGTGCAGTGCGCGGGCATCCGCCCGCCCAGGCGCGAGGGCACCTCGGGCCCGCGGGTGCCGGTCAGCTTGTGCACGTAGACGACCTCGACGCCGTCGAGCACGGCCAGGTGCACCGTCTCGCGGGTGGCCTCGAACAGGTCGGCGAGGAACGGGGCGGCGGCCTCGCGCAGGCCCCGCTGCAGCGGCGCGAGCTGGCCGAGCTCGAACAGCCGCATGCCCAGGCGCACCCCGCGCTCGGTGCGCTCCACGATCTGCCACTCGACGAGCTCGGCGAGCAGGCGGTGCGCGGTGCCCTTGGGGATGCCGGTGCGCCGGCACAGCTCGGCCAGCGTCAGCTCGGCGTCGCCCGGGCGGAAGGCGCCGAGCAGCGTCATCGTGCGGCCCAGCACGGAGTTCGGGACGCCCGCGGCCCCGTGCCCGCCCTCGCTCCCGGCCGCGCTCACGCCCCCATCCTGGCAGGATGCGGCCAT contains these protein-coding regions:
- a CDS encoding IclR family transcriptional regulator — encoded protein: MSAAGSEGGHGAAGVPNSVLGRTMTLLGAFRPGDAELTLAELCRRTGIPKGTAHRLLAELVEWQIVERTERGVRLGMRLFELGQLAPLQRGLREAAAPFLADLFEATRETVHLAVLDGVEVVYVHKLTGTRGPEVPSRLGGRMPAHCTGVGKALLAFAPPDRLAAVVAAGLERRTPRTVIAPGLLDAELARIRERGVAVEHEESTVGIACVAAPVLDGDGTAVAAISITGWAHRLDTARVAPAVRTAALGLSRALGPSLLRRASPT